In Trifolium pratense cultivar HEN17-A07 linkage group LG7, ARS_RC_1.1, whole genome shotgun sequence, a genomic segment contains:
- the LOC123896870 gene encoding methionine aminotransferase-like translates to MSTTAETTHHPLQVAKRLEKFKPTSFTQISMLTIKHGAINLCRGYPNFDGPEFVKEAAIQAIRDGNNQYARGFGVPDLNIAIAERFKKDTGLIVDPDKEITVTTGCKEAIAATVLGLINPGDEVILFSPLYDSYNVILSVAGANIKSITLHPPDFAVPIEELKSTISKNTRVILINTPHNPTGKMFTREELNTIASLCIENDVLVFSDEVYDKLAFDMKHISIASLPGMFERTVTMNSLGKSFSLTGWKIGWVIAPAHLTWGVRQAHTFITFSVSNPLQCGAVAALRAPDSYFVELKRDYITKRAILVEGLKSVGFKVLPSNGTFFLLADHTPFGLENDVAFCEYLIKEIGVAAIPSSVFYLNPEEGKNLVRFTFCKDEETLKEAVERMKKLKK, encoded by the exons ATGTCAACCACCGCTGAGACAACCCACCATCCTTTGCAG GTTGCAAAGCGATTAGAGAAGTTCAAACCAACAAGTTTCACCCAGATAAGTATGCTTACCATCAAACACGGAGCTATTAATCTTTGTCGTGGCTATCCCAACTTTGATGGTCCAGAATTTGTAAAGGAAGCAGCAATTCAAGCAATCAGGGATGGGAATAATCAGTATGCAAGGGGTTTTGGAGTTCCAGACCTCAACATTGCCATTGCTGAGAGATTCAAGAAAGATACCGGACTAATTGTAGACCCTGATAAGGAAATTACTGTTACAACTGGTTGCAAAGAAGCAATTGCAGCAACTGTATTAGGATTAATAAATCCTGGTGATGAGGTTATTTTGTTTTCTCCTTTATATGATTCTTATAATGTCATTTTATCTGTGGCTGGTGCAAATATAAAAAGCATCACTCTGCACCCTCCTGATTTTGCTGTTCCAATTGAAGAGTTGAAGTCCACTATCTCAAAGAATACTCGTGTGATTCTTATAAATACCCCTCACAATCCTACCGGAAAGATGTTCACTCGAGAGGAACTCAATACCATTGCATCTCTTTGCATTGAGAATGATGTTTTAGTTTTCTCTGATGAAGTTTATGATAAGTTGGCATTTGATATGAaacacatttcaattgcttctTTGCCAGGAATGTTCGAGCGGACGGTGACAATGAACTCCTTAGGGAAGTCATTCTCCCTAACTGGATGGAAGATTGGATGGGTTATAGCACCAGCACACTTAACATGGGGAGTGCGACAGGCGCACACTTTCATCACTTTTTCAGTTTCCAATCCTTTGCAGTGCGGTGCTGTAGCAGCACTTAGAGCACCAGATTCATACTTTGTGGAGCTAAAGAGGGACTATATAACAAAGAGAGCTATTTTAGTGGAAGGGTTGAAGAGTGTTGGATTCAAAGTGTTACCATCCAATGGAACATTCTTTTTGCTTGCAGATCACACCCCTTTTGGACTAGAAAACGATGTTGCATTTTGTGAATATCTAATTAAGGAGATTGGGGTGGCGGCAATACCTTCAAGTGTATTTTACTTGAATCcagaagagggaaagaatctaGTCAGATTTACTTTCTGCAAGGATGAGGAAACTCTTAAGGAAGCTGTTGAGAGGATGAAGAAGCTTAAAAAATAA
- the LOC123895823 gene encoding probable N-succinyldiaminopimelate aminotransferase DapC translates to MRRVEQHKWDCKFFMFGNWNEWYLAQGYGGNATSFVQVRQQRQWQPPQRGWLKCNVDADFHNGETITSRGLCIRYDTGQLIYARGFSSLLLCNLVAKRLEKFRPTIFTQMSMLAIKHEAISLGQGCPNFDGPEFVKEAAIQAIRDGKNQYPRGYGVPDLNVAIAERFKKDTGLIVDPDNEVTVTTGCTEAIAATVLGLINPGDEVILFAPFYDSYNATLSMAGANIKSITLCPPDFAVPIEELKSNISKNTRAILINTPHNPTGKIFTREELNTIASLCIENDVLVFTDEVYDKLAFDMEHISIASLPGMFERTVTMNSLGKSFSLTGWKVGWAIAPPHLTWGLRLAHTFINFSTANPLQCGAVAALRAPDSYFVELKKDYIAKRAILVEGLKSVGFKVFPSNGTFFVLADHTPFGMENDVVFCKYLTKEIGVAAIPSSVFYFNPEEGKNLVRFAFCKDEETIKAAIERMKKKLKK, encoded by the exons ATGAGAAGAGTGGAACAACACAAATGGGATTGCAAGTTTTTCATGTTTGGAAATTGGAATGAATGGTATTTAGCTCAAGGTTATGGTGGTAATGCAACGAGCTTTGTACAGGTCCGGCAACAACGCCAGTGGCAACCTCCACAACGAGGGTGGTTGAAATGTAATGTCGATGCCGATTTCCACAATGGAGAAACAATAACAAGTAGAGGCTTGTGCATTCGTTACGATACTGGACAGTTAATTTATGCACGCGG GTTTTCTTCTTTACTGTTATGTAACTTG GTTGCAAAGCGGTTAGAAAAGTTCAGACCAACGATCTTCACCCAAATGAGTATGCTTGCTATTAAACATGAAGCTATTAGCCTTGGTCAGGGTTGTCCAAACTTTGATGGTCCAGAATTTGTGAAGGAAGCAGCAATTCAGGCAATCAGGGATGGGAAAAATCAGTATCCAAGGGGTTATGGAGTTCCAGACCTCAACGTTGCCATTGCTGAGAGGTTCAAGAAAGATACTGGACTAATTGTAGACCCTGATAACGAAGTTACTGTCACAACTGGATGCACAGAAGCAATTGCTGCAACTGTATTAGGATTAATAAATCCCGGTGATGAGGTTATTCTGTTTGCTCCTTTTTATGATTCGTATAATGCCACTTTATCAATGGCTGGCGCGAATATAAAAAGCATTACTCTGTGCCCTCCTGATTTTGCTGTCCCAATTGAAGAGTTGAAGTCCAACATCTCAAAGAATACTCGTGCGATTCTTATAAATACCCCTCATAATCCTACCGGAAAGATATTCACTCGAGAGGAGCTTAATACCATTGCATCTCTTTGCATTGAAAATGATGTGCTGGTTTTCACTGACGAAGTTTATGATAAGTTGGCATTCGATATGGaacacatttcaattgcttctTTGCCTGGAATGTTCGAGCGGACAGTGACAATGAACTCGTTAGGGAAGTCATTCTCCTTAACAGGATGGAAGGTTGGATGGGCCATAGCACCTCCACATTTAACATGGGGATTGCGACTGGCACACACTTTCATCAATTTCTCAACTGCAAATCCTTTGCAGTGTGGTGCTGTAGCAGCACTTAGAGCACCGGATTCATACTTTGTCGAGCTAAAGAAGGATTATATAGCAAAGAGAGCTATTTTGGTGGAAGGGTTGAAAAGTGTTGGGTTCAAGGTATTCCCATCCAATGGAACTTTCTTTGTGCTTGCAGATCACACCCCTTTTGGGATGGAGAATGATGTTGTATTTTGTAAATATCTAACTAAGGAGATTGGGGTAGCGGCAATACCTTCAAGTGTGTTTTACTTTAATCCAGAAGAAGGGAAGAATTTAGTCAGATTTGCTTTCTGCAAGGATGAGGAAACTATAAAGGCAGCTATTgagaggatgaagaagaagcttAAAAAATAA
- the LOC123896871 gene encoding protein NODULATION SIGNALING PATHWAY 2, producing MYMEMDMDMDAIHDLDFSGHSSLTNTPSSDDDYGCNWNQWSPIVNWDTFAGAQDGFHHLMDTIIDDRTTLLDQLSPTTTTTTTTTEEEEEEEETETTTTTTTTTTTTTTTTEKAQAVGDDIKGLKLVHLLMAGAEALTGSTKNRDLAKVILVRLKELVSNHAHGSNMERLAAYFTEALHGLLEGAGGAHNNHHHHNNKHYLTTSGSHDNQNDTLTAFQLLQDMSPYVKFGHFTANQAIIEAVAHERRVHVIDYDIMEGVQWASLIQSLASNNNSPHLRITALSRTGAGRRSIATVQETGRRLTSFAASLGQPFSFHHCRLDSDETFRPSTLKLVRGEALVFNCMLNLPHLSYRSPDSVASFLNGAKALNPKLVTLVEEEVGSVVGGFVERFMDSLHHYSAVFDSLEAGFPMQNRARALVERVFFGPRIAGSLGRIYRTGGEEERKSWGGWLGAAGFRGVPVSFANHCQAKLLLGLFNDGYRVEEVGVGSNKLVLDWKSRRLLSASLWTCSSSDSDL from the coding sequence ATGTACATGGAAATGGACATGGACATGGATGCTATCCATGACCTCGACTTCTCCGGACACAGCAGCCTCACAAACACGCCTTCTTCAGATGATGATTACGGTTGCAACTGGAACCAATGGTCTCCCATCGTTAACTGGGACACTTTTGCTGGTGCCCAGGATGGTTTCCACCACCTCATGGACACCATCATTGACGATAGAACCACCCTCCTCGACCAGCTCAGCCCGaccacaaccaccaccaccacaaccacagaagaagaggaggaagaagaagaaacagaaacaacaacaaccaccaccaccacaacaacCACGACGACGACAACAACAGAAAAAGCACAAGCGGTTGGTGATGATATAAAAGGGCTAAAACTAGTGCACCTATTGATGGCTGGCGCGGAAGCCTTAACCGGTTCAACAAAAAACCGCGACTTAGCTAAAGTGATATTGGTTCGGCTCAAGGAGTTGGTTTCAAACCATGCTCACGGCTCTAACATGGAAAGACTCGCCGCTTATTTCACCGAAGCCCTTCACGGTTTACTAGAAGGAGCTGGGGGTGCGCACAATAACCACCATCACCACAACAACAAACATTACCTCACAACCAGTGGGTCCCACGACAACCAAAACGACACACTCACTGCTTTCCAACTACTTCAAGACATGTCACCTTACGTCAAATTCGGCCACTTCACAGCCAATCAAGCCATAATCGAGGCCGTGGCCCACGAACGTCGCGTCCATGTCATCGATTACGACATCATGGAAGGGGTCCAATGGGCCTCATTAATCCAATCTCTAGCTTCCAACAACAACAGTCCACACCTCCGAATAACCGCATTATCACGAACAGGAGCAGGAAGGAGGTCAATCGCCACCGTACAAGAAACTGGTCGGCGATTAACCTCCTTCGCTGCTTCTCTCGGTCAGCCTTTTTCGTTTCACCACTGCAGGTTAGACTCAGACGAAACGTTCCGTCCTTCTACGTTAAAGCTTGTTCGTGGAGAAGCTTTGGTTTTCAACTGCATGTTAAATTTGCCTCATCTTAGTTACCGTTCACCTGATTCAGTTGCATCGTTTTTAAACGGAGCAAAAGCGTTGAATCCAAAGCTTGTAACATTGGTAGAAGAAGAGGTTGGATCTGTTGTTGGTGGGTTTGTGGAAAGGTTCATGGACTCGCTTCATCATTACTCAGCTGTGTTTGATTCATTAGAGGCTGGTTTTCCGATGCAGAATCGGGCCCGGGCTTTGGTGGAGCGGGTATTTTTCGGTCCGAGGATCGCGGGCTCATTGGGCCGGATTTATAGAACTGGTGGAGAGGAGGAGAGAAAATCATGGGGGGGGTGGTTAGGTGCGGCAGGGTTTAGGGGTGTTCCGGTGAGCTTTGCGAATCATTGTCAAGCGAAGCTTTTGTTGGGTCTTTTTAATGACGGGTATAGAGTTGAAGAGGTGGGTGTAGGTAGTAATAAGTTGGTTTTAGATTGGAAATCACGGCGCTTGCTTTCTGCTTCACTTTGGACTTGttcttcttcagattctgattTATAG